The window ACGCCGACGACATCGGTGGCTGGCTGATCCGCGAGGCCGGGTCGGTGCCGCCGAAGGCCGAGGTGGAGACCACCACCGCCGCCCAGGAGTGCTACGAGGCGGCCACCCTGCCGTCGCATCCGACCGGCGAGATCCTGGCCAGCGGTCAGCCCCGGCTGAGTCTGGCGCGTCGGCTCCCGGTCGGGGTGGTCGGCGTCATTGCACCGTTCAACTTCCCGCTGATCCTGTCCATCCGGTCCATTGCACCGGCCCTGGCCTTGGGCAACGCGGTGGTCTTCAAACCCGATCCGCGTACGGCGGTCTGCGGTGGGGTGTCGATCGCCCGGGTCTTCCAGGAGGCGGGTCTGCCCGACGGGCTGCTGCACGTGCTGCCCGGCGGGGCGGACGTCGGCGAGGCGCTGATCGCCGACCCCCGGGTCCGGGTGGTCAGCTTCACCGGTTCCACCGCCGCCGGGCGCAAGGTGGGCGAGGCCGCCGCCCGCCACCTCAAGCGGGCCCACCTGGAGCTGGGCGGCAACTCGGCGTTGATCGTGCTGGACGACGCCGACCTGGACCTCGCGGTCTCGGCCGGCGCCTGGGGGTCGTTCCTGCACCAGGGGCAGATCTGCATGGCTACCGGTCGGCACCTGGTGCACGAGCGGATCGCCGACCGGTACGTCGAGCAGTTGGCGGCCAAGGCCGACCACCTGCCGGTCGGGGATCCGGCGGCGGCGCAGGTGGCGCTCGGCCCGATCA is drawn from Micromonospora sp. Llam0 and contains these coding sequences:
- a CDS encoding benzaldehyde dehydrogenase, which gives rise to MALLDTTTWHGMIFSDGWTEAAGGTMAVMCPATRQEIGRVGVGNADDVTRACVRAAQAQHDWAATSYLERAAVLRRAGQLFERYADDIGGWLIREAGSVPPKAEVETTTAAQECYEAATLPSHPTGEILASGQPRLSLARRLPVGVVGVIAPFNFPLILSIRSIAPALALGNAVVFKPDPRTAVCGGVSIARVFQEAGLPDGLLHVLPGGADVGEALIADPRVRVVSFTGSTAAGRKVGEAAARHLKRAHLELGGNSALIVLDDADLDLAVSAGAWGSFLHQGQICMATGRHLVHERIADRYVEQLAAKADHLPVGDPAAAQVALGPIIDEHQRDKIHSLVTASVDAGARLAAGGTYEELFYRPTVLADATPTTPAFAQEVFGPVAPVATFADLDQAVALAGDTEYGLSLGILSRDVMKAMALADRIPSGIVHINDQTVDDEAVAPFGGVGASGTGSRFGGPAANIEAFTETQWLTMQGDVSRFPF